The Tepidibacter aestuarii genome contains a region encoding:
- the selD gene encoding selenide, water dikinase SelD, whose product MENKIRLTQMTTSAGUAAKIGPEDLAKALSNLPKIESDKLIVGLDTADDAAVYKLNEEMALIQTLDFFTPVVDDPYLFGQIAATNSLSDIYAMGGKPTVAMNIVCFPSCENMSILGEILKGGFDKVKEAGALLVGGHTVDDKEPKYGLSVSGLVHPDKVLSNAGAKVGDVLVITKPVGTGIINTAIKADIADKSVEDEAIKIMTHLNKYAAIAFDEVDVNSVTDITGFGLLGHTLEMAKASDVCIEINSNEVPIINSTIDFAKMGIIPEGMYKNMSYMSDDVESEGIEQHIMDILYDPQTSGGLLVSVEKEKADELINKMIENGSIEAKIIGNVVKKEGKHIKVK is encoded by the coding sequence ATGGAAAATAAAATAAGATTAACTCAGATGACGACTTCTGCAGGATGAGCCGCAAAAATTGGGCCAGAGGATCTGGCTAAAGCTCTTAGTAATCTGCCGAAAATAGAAAGTGATAAGCTTATAGTTGGTCTTGATACAGCGGATGATGCTGCTGTTTATAAATTAAATGAAGAAATGGCATTGATACAGACTTTAGATTTTTTTACACCTGTTGTAGATGACCCTTATTTATTTGGTCAAATAGCAGCTACAAATTCATTATCTGATATATATGCAATGGGGGGGAAACCTACTGTTGCCATGAATATAGTATGCTTTCCATCTTGTGAAAATATGAGCATACTTGGTGAAATATTAAAGGGTGGATTTGATAAAGTAAAGGAAGCAGGAGCCTTATTGGTAGGAGGACATACGGTTGATGATAAAGAACCTAAATATGGTCTTTCTGTATCTGGGCTTGTACATCCTGATAAAGTTTTATCAAATGCAGGAGCTAAAGTTGGAGATGTATTAGTTATAACAAAGCCTGTTGGAACCGGTATAATAAATACTGCTATAAAAGCTGATATAGCAGATAAATCTGTAGAAGATGAAGCAATTAAGATTATGACTCATTTGAATAAATACGCAGCTATTGCTTTTGATGAAGTAGATGTAAACTCGGTAACGGATATAACTGGGTTTGGACTTTTAGGACATACTCTTGAAATGGCAAAAGCATCTGATGTTTGTATTGAAATCAACTCTAATGAAGTTCCTATAATAAACTCTACGATTGACTTTGCTAAGATGGGAATAATTCCAGAGGGAATGTATAAAAACATGAGTTATATGTCAGATGATGTAGAAAGTGAAGGCATAGAGCAACATATAATGGATATTTTATATGACCCACAAACATCTGGAGGATTATTAGTTTCAGTTGAAAAAGAAAAAGCAGATGAGTTAATAAATAAAATGATAGAAAATGGGTCTATAGAGGCGAAGATAATAGGAAATGTGGTCAAAAAAGAAGGTAAACATATAAAAGTTAAATAA
- a CDS encoding ComEA family DNA-binding protein, whose protein sequence is MFTFLLFFSEVSTDLFKLIFKLFKSSYFLAFSLFPWEAKININRVSASQLKSLNGIRDVTASRIVEYRSQNGNFKTNR, encoded by the coding sequence TTGTTTACTTTCTTACTTTTCTTTTCAGAAGTATCTACGGATCTATTTAAACTCATTTTCAAATTATTTAAATCTTCATATTTTTTAGCATTTTCTTTATTTCCTTGGGAAGCTAAGATTAATATAAATAGAGTCAGTGCTAGTCAACTTAAATCCTTGAATGGAATTAGAGATGTTACAGCTTCAAGAATTGTAGAATATAGAAGCCAAAATGGAAATTTCAAAACTAATAGATGA
- a CDS encoding L,D-transpeptidase family protein → MKDNLIKVKNNMYISKNDHNWYKKVLKLDSSNEEALFELGKEYQSKGYTDKAMNVFHILASQGSKEAAKKYKDLNNLKMSLNRSVDTSEKKSKKVNKPIFTMALLICLLFLSFLANIFMVTKNIDIANKFNIFKHGTENVIYNVHAEEKITKEKNTFFYYGNVLNLKDIDEDTYIANMRISADLKLTQVILKATKELEDIQSKTDKSKILLNMRYANGEIAYQVLWDKDSKDNYEFYIAKVEGEKSPFSLSKFNESKNKVIVDTKGKKAYLLENHKITEQYPVSIGDEETPTPIGMLYVENKALLSTESEKSMLDSKDKEESVRGEKKDDSEKKDNNYNNAMDQSQKSDLNNKDPKENKSPYGSAWIGLNKKSYGLHGTNNEKSIGTKESLGCVRFKNDDILKIFNSIDISDSIFIR, encoded by the coding sequence GTGAAAGATAATTTGATTAAGGTTAAAAATAATATGTACATATCTAAAAATGATCACAATTGGTACAAAAAGGTTTTAAAGTTAGATAGCAGCAATGAAGAAGCATTGTTTGAGCTAGGAAAAGAATATCAAAGTAAAGGATATACAGATAAAGCTATGAATGTATTCCATATATTAGCTTCTCAAGGAAGCAAAGAAGCTGCTAAAAAATATAAGGATTTAAATAATTTGAAAATGAGTTTAAATAGATCTGTAGATACTTCCGAAAAGAAAAGCAAGAAAGTAAACAAGCCTATATTTACTATGGCATTACTTATCTGTTTACTCTTTTTATCTTTTTTAGCAAATATATTTATGGTTACAAAAAATATAGATATAGCAAATAAATTCAATATCTTTAAACATGGAACAGAAAATGTTATATATAATGTTCATGCAGAAGAAAAAATAACAAAAGAGAAAAATACATTTTTTTATTATGGAAATGTACTTAATTTAAAAGATATAGATGAGGACACTTATATAGCTAATATGCGTATATCAGCAGACTTGAAATTAACCCAAGTAATACTTAAAGCTACTAAAGAGCTGGAAGATATACAGTCTAAGACTGATAAATCGAAGATATTGCTAAATATGAGGTATGCTAATGGAGAGATAGCATATCAGGTGTTATGGGATAAAGATTCAAAAGATAACTATGAATTTTATATTGCAAAAGTAGAAGGGGAGAAATCCCCTTTTTCTCTATCTAAATTTAATGAAAGTAAAAATAAAGTTATAGTTGATACTAAAGGTAAAAAAGCATATTTGTTAGAGAATCATAAGATTACTGAGCAATATCCTGTATCTATAGGAGACGAAGAAACTCCTACACCTATAGGAATGTTGTATGTAGAGAATAAGGCTTTATTATCTACAGAAAGTGAGAAAAGTATGTTAGATAGTAAAGACAAAGAAGAGAGTGTAAGAGGCGAGAAAAAGGACGACTCTGAAAAAAAAGACAATAATTACAATAATGCCATGGATCAATCTCAAAAGAGTGATTTAAATAATAAAGATCCTAAAGAAAACAAAAGTCCGTATGGGTCAGCTTGGATAGGTTTAAATAAAAAATCTTATGGATTACATGGAACAAATAATGAAAAAAGTATTGGAACAAAAGAATCATTAGGATGTGTGAGGTTTAAAAATGATGATATATTAAAGATTTTTAATTCTATAGATATAAGCGATAGTATATTCATTAGGTAA
- a CDS encoding helix-hairpin-helix domain-containing protein, which translates to MNFNKRNCTVFFSILLIVTISMFVNNKINFGKAVYVVSPKEDKYIEQENDIKENISLESEELGIEDEDLEIAVFISGEISTCGVVNMKNDSRLIDAVEKLGGLTQNADMNRVNLAIKLEDGAHYIIPSVEDKEIQADSNDDIENDTDYNNYSNSNNNYNSDNHYNSNETVSSKVNINRASASQLKSLNGIGDVTASRIVEYRSQNGNFKTIDEIMMVKGIGEKKFESIKSDIKVK; encoded by the coding sequence ATGAATTTTAATAAAAGAAACTGTACTGTATTTTTTAGTATATTATTGATTGTGACTATAAGTATGTTTGTAAACAATAAAATAAACTTTGGAAAAGCTGTATATGTAGTAAGCCCTAAAGAAGATAAGTATATTGAGCAAGAAAATGATATTAAAGAAAATATAAGTTTGGAGAGTGAAGAATTAGGTATTGAGGATGAAGACTTAGAAATTGCAGTATTTATAAGTGGAGAGATAAGTACGTGTGGAGTTGTAAATATGAAGAATGATTCAAGGCTTATAGATGCAGTTGAAAAGCTTGGAGGTCTTACCCAAAATGCAGATATGAATAGAGTTAACTTAGCTATAAAATTAGAGGATGGAGCTCACTATATAATTCCTAGTGTTGAGGATAAAGAAATTCAAGCAGATTCTAACGATGATATTGAAAATGATACAGATTATAATAATTATAGTAATTCTAATAATAATTATAATTCTGATAATCATTATAACTCTAATGAAACAGTATCATCTAAAGTGAATATAAATAGAGCCAGTGCTAGTCAACTTAAATCCTTGAATGGAATTGGAGATGTTACAGCTTCAAGAATTGTAGAATATAGAAGCCAAAATGGAAATTTCAAAACTATAGATGAGATAATGATGGTAAAAGGAATAGGTGAGAAAAAATTTGAATCGATAAAAAGCGATATAAAAGTAAAATAA
- a CDS encoding D-alanyl-D-alanine carboxypeptidase family protein — MKKITSLVLAIFLISSSFITSFADERPSILGESAIVMDYDTSKIVYGKNIHKKMYPASTTKIMTALLTLENCDLNEVVTIDYDLGYIDGSSIYIKQGESFTVETLLRALLIKSANDAAVVLANHISGSTEEFAKLMTKRAEELGARNTHFVNPNGLPDENHYTSSYDLALIAKECMKYDKFREIVKSTYIKIAATEQYPYDRVFKSTNKFLWGVRGGNTIEYKGSIVDIKYDLIDGIKTGYTDIAGKCLVSSGEKDGFRLISVVLKSEGNEVYKDSRTVIDYGFDNYTKHNIISKDAELGSKKILFTKEKILKYKAQEDFDIVTKKDENIEDIKTKIMLKEPLEIPIKKGDNVGKIQISRNGKVISSVNLVALEDINSILFNVDINKILRILWSVVKIMLLISLVIFSIMLLVRYINKRKK; from the coding sequence ATGAAAAAAATCACATCATTAGTTCTAGCAATATTTTTAATATCATCTTCCTTTATAACTTCTTTTGCAGATGAAAGACCTAGTATTTTAGGAGAGTCTGCAATTGTAATGGATTATGATACTAGCAAAATTGTGTACGGCAAAAACATACATAAAAAAATGTATCCAGCTTCAACAACAAAGATTATGACCGCTCTCTTAACTCTTGAAAATTGTGATTTAAATGAAGTAGTGACTATAGATTATGATTTAGGATATATAGATGGTAGTTCCATTTATATTAAGCAAGGGGAATCATTTACAGTAGAAACGCTTTTAAGAGCTCTTCTTATTAAATCTGCAAATGATGCTGCTGTAGTTCTTGCTAATCATATTTCAGGCTCTACAGAAGAATTCGCAAAGCTTATGACAAAAAGAGCAGAAGAATTAGGCGCACGAAATACTCATTTTGTTAATCCTAATGGACTTCCAGATGAGAATCACTACACTAGCTCATACGATTTAGCTTTAATAGCAAAAGAATGTATGAAGTATGATAAATTTAGAGAGATAGTTAAATCTACATACATTAAAATTGCTGCAACTGAGCAGTATCCCTATGATAGAGTTTTCAAAAGTACAAATAAGTTTTTATGGGGAGTTAGAGGAGGAAATACAATAGAGTATAAGGGCTCTATTGTAGATATAAAGTATGATTTAATAGACGGAATAAAGACAGGCTATACGGATATTGCAGGAAAATGCTTAGTATCTAGTGGGGAAAAAGACGGATTCCGATTAATTTCAGTTGTATTAAAATCTGAAGGAAACGAAGTTTATAAAGATTCCAGAACTGTAATAGATTATGGATTCGACAATTATACAAAACACAATATTATAAGTAAAGATGCTGAACTTGGAAGTAAAAAAATTCTATTCACTAAAGAGAAGATCTTGAAATACAAAGCACAAGAAGATTTCGATATAGTTACTAAAAAAGATGAAAATATAGAGGATATAAAAACTAAAATAATGTTAAAAGAACCTCTTGAAATACCTATAAAAAAAGGTGACAATGTAGGAAAAATACAAATTTCAAGAAATGGCAAAGTAATATCTTCTGTTAACCTGGTTGCATTAGAAGATATAAACTCTATATTATTTAATGTAGACATAAATAAAATATTAAGAATATTATGGTCTGTAGTCAAAATAATGCTATTAATATCATTAGTAATTTTTTCTATAATGCTTTTGGTAAGATACATAAATAAAAGAAAAAAATAA
- the sdaAA gene encoding L-serine ammonia-lyase, iron-sulfur-dependent, subunit alpha, translated as MNFTNGKELLDICEKQNKTIYEVCIEREIDLTSKTREEIMERMSRSLEIMKNSINKSITEDIKSVGGLIGGEAKLIRNRLETSKTVCGSLMSKAISAAMGVLEVNASMGLIVAAPTAGSCGILPAAIITVAEEYGLSDEDMLNAIFAGAAIGAIITRNATVAGAEGGCQAETGAAAAMAAAGVVEMMGGSPRQAIHAASTTLKNIMGLVCDPIAGLVEAPCQKRNAIGVANALISAEMGLAGVESIIPFDEVVESMYKVGKALPMELRETALGGVAATCTGCSITKRVFG; from the coding sequence ATGAATTTTACTAATGGTAAAGAATTATTAGATATATGTGAGAAGCAAAATAAGACAATATATGAAGTTTGTATAGAGAGAGAAATAGATTTAACTTCAAAGACTAGAGAAGAAATAATGGAAAGAATGTCTCGTAGTTTAGAGATAATGAAAAATTCTATTAATAAGAGTATAACAGAAGATATAAAGTCAGTTGGAGGTCTTATAGGCGGAGAAGCAAAGCTTATAAGAAATAGATTAGAAACTAGTAAAACTGTATGTGGGTCTTTAATGTCAAAAGCTATAAGTGCTGCTATGGGAGTTTTAGAGGTTAATGCTTCTATGGGTCTTATCGTTGCCGCACCTACAGCAGGGTCGTGTGGAATACTTCCTGCTGCTATAATAACAGTTGCTGAGGAATACGGATTAAGCGATGAAGATATGTTAAATGCAATATTTGCTGGAGCTGCTATAGGAGCTATAATAACAAGAAATGCTACTGTTGCAGGAGCAGAAGGCGGATGTCAAGCGGAAACTGGTGCAGCGGCAGCTATGGCAGCAGCTGGTGTAGTTGAGATGATGGGAGGTAGCCCAAGACAAGCTATACATGCAGCATCTACTACATTAAAGAATATAATGGGACTTGTATGTGATCCGATAGCTGGACTTGTAGAGGCTCCATGTCAAAAGAGAAATGCTATAGGAGTTGCAAATGCATTAATATCTGCTGAAATGGGACTTGCTGGAGTTGAAAGTATAATACCATTTGATGAGGTTGTTGAATCTATGTATAAAGTAGGAAAAGCTCTTCCTATGGAGCTTAGAGAAACAGCTTTAGGTGGTGTAGCAGCTACTTGCACAGGATGTAGTATAACTAAAAGAGTATTTGGATAA
- the sdaAB gene encoding L-serine ammonia-lyase, iron-sulfur-dependent subunit beta, which produces MKDYSVFDVVGPNMIGPSSSHTAGAAKLGSMARKMAGGSVKKVKFLLHGSFAQTYKGHGTDKALVGGILGFSPDDDRIKTSFEIAKERGLEFEMIPTDLGDDKHPNTVKFIIETDDNRNVEVMGASIGGGNIKITELNGLAIQFTGAYPTLVVKQWDLPGAAAHITNCVADNNINIAFMSIYREEKGNEAFTIIEADDKIDSNVIVDIKSNNKLIQDAFIIEEM; this is translated from the coding sequence ATGAAAGACTATAGTGTTTTTGATGTAGTAGGGCCTAATATGATCGGACCTTCAAGTTCTCATACAGCAGGTGCTGCAAAGCTAGGAAGTATGGCAAGAAAAATGGCAGGGGGAAGTGTTAAAAAAGTAAAGTTCTTACTTCATGGATCTTTTGCTCAAACTTATAAGGGTCATGGTACTGATAAGGCTCTTGTAGGAGGAATATTAGGATTTTCTCCGGATGATGACAGAATAAAAACATCATTTGAAATAGCTAAAGAAAGAGGATTAGAGTTTGAAATGATTCCAACAGATTTAGGAGATGATAAACATCCTAATACTGTTAAGTTTATAATAGAGACTGATGATAATAGAAATGTAGAAGTTATGGGAGCTTCAATTGGAGGCGGAAATATAAAAATAACTGAATTAAATGGATTAGCGATACAATTTACGGGAGCATATCCAACTTTAGTAGTTAAACAATGGGATTTACCAGGAGCTGCAGCTCATATAACTAATTGTGTTGCTGACAACAATATTAATATAGCATTTATGAGTATATATAGAGAAGAAAAAGGAAATGAAGCTTTTACTATAATAGAGGCTGATGACAAAATTGATTCTAATGTAATAGTTGATATAAAGTCTAATAATAAGTTAATACAGGATGCATTTATAATAGAAGAAATGTAA
- a CDS encoding RidA family protein: MNNQVIHTDNAPKAIGPYSQAVKAGNLLFVSGQVPFDPATMEVVEGGVKEQTARSLENVKAILAEAGATFADVVKSTVFIKDMNEFGQINEVYAEYFGENKPARACVEVARLPRDVKVEIEVIAVVK; this comes from the coding sequence ATGAACAATCAAGTAATTCATACAGATAATGCACCAAAGGCTATAGGACCATATTCTCAAGCTGTAAAGGCTGGAAACTTATTATTCGTATCTGGACAAGTTCCATTTGACCCAGCTACTATGGAAGTAGTTGAAGGTGGAGTTAAAGAGCAAACTGCTAGATCATTAGAAAATGTAAAAGCTATATTAGCTGAAGCAGGAGCTACTTTTGCAGATGTAGTAAAGAGTACTGTATTCATTAAAGATATGAATGAATTTGGACAAATCAACGAAGTATACGCTGAGTACTTCGGAGAAAACAAGCCAGCTAGAGCTTGTGTAGAAGTTGCTAGACTTCCAAGAGACGTTAAAGTTGAAATTGAAGTTATAGCAGTTGTAAAATAA
- the ilvA gene encoding threonine ammonia-lyase, whose translation MAKVTLEDVKKAREAISGIAVKTKLLECTALSNMSNNRVFLKLENLQKTGSFKIRGAVNKIANLTEEEKQCGVIASSAGNHAQGVALGAKMNGIKATIAMPATAPLAKVAATKSYGAEVVLNGLVYDDAYAKAVEIQKETGATFLHPFNDPYVIAGQGTIALEIFEDLENVDIILAPIGGGGIISGIAVAAKALNPKVKIIGVQSENIGSMKASREAGEVTTFFKAPTIADGIAVKTPGDLTFEIIEEFVDEIVTVTEEEIAQAILFLTEKDKIVAEGAGAVCTAAIMSGKVKETNKNVVGVISGGNIDVNMLYRIIDKGLEKEGRRLCFNTILPDKCGEMLKFINLIAETKANILHINQSRMGNEVLLGTQEVDIVLETFDNDHIKDIISKVEENGYQVKVKNK comes from the coding sequence ATGGCGAAAGTTACTTTAGAAGATGTTAAAAAAGCAAGAGAAGCAATTAGTGGTATAGCAGTTAAAACTAAATTATTAGAATGTACAGCTCTTAGTAATATGAGCAATAATAGAGTATTTTTAAAATTAGAAAACTTACAAAAGACAGGATCTTTCAAAATAAGAGGGGCTGTTAATAAAATAGCTAACTTAACTGAAGAAGAAAAGCAATGTGGAGTTATAGCATCAAGTGCAGGAAACCATGCACAAGGAGTTGCTTTAGGAGCTAAGATGAATGGAATTAAAGCTACTATAGCTATGCCTGCGACTGCGCCACTTGCAAAGGTAGCTGCTACTAAGTCTTATGGAGCAGAAGTTGTATTAAACGGACTTGTATATGATGATGCTTATGCAAAGGCTGTAGAAATACAAAAAGAAACAGGAGCTACATTCCTTCACCCATTCAATGATCCATACGTTATAGCAGGACAAGGAACTATAGCGCTTGAAATATTTGAAGATCTTGAAAACGTTGACATAATATTAGCGCCAATCGGTGGTGGCGGTATAATATCTGGTATTGCTGTTGCTGCAAAAGCATTAAATCCAAAAGTTAAGATAATAGGTGTTCAATCAGAAAATATAGGTTCTATGAAGGCATCAAGAGAAGCTGGAGAAGTTACAACATTCTTTAAAGCTCCAACAATAGCTGATGGTATAGCTGTAAAGACTCCTGGAGATTTAACTTTTGAAATAATAGAAGAGTTCGTAGATGAAATAGTAACTGTAACTGAAGAAGAAATAGCTCAAGCAATTCTTTTCTTAACAGAAAAAGATAAGATAGTTGCCGAAGGTGCTGGTGCTGTTTGTACAGCTGCTATAATGAGTGGTAAAGTAAAAGAAACTAATAAGAATGTAGTTGGAGTAATTTCTGGCGGAAACATAGATGTAAATATGCTTTATAGAATAATAGATAAAGGATTAGAAAAAGAAGGAAGAAGATTATGCTTTAATACTATACTTCCAGATAAGTGTGGAGAAATGTTAAAGTTCATAAACTTAATAGCTGAAACTAAGGCTAATATACTTCATATAAACCAAAGTAGAATGGGTAATGAAGTTCTTTTAGGAACTCAAGAGGTAGATATAGTTCTTGAAACTTTTGATAATGATCATATAAAAGATATAATATCTAAGGTTGAAGAAAATGGATACCAAGTAAAAGTTAAAAATAAATAA
- the lysA gene encoding diaminopimelate decarboxylase, whose amino-acid sequence MRLFGNYNVKENEMYIHDFKLSDIAKEFKTPLYVYDEELVRNNIRKFKQNFECSGKNIVAYAGKAFLTPYMCSILKEEGAYLDVVSGGELYVAKYSGFPMKNIIFHGNNKSKNEIVMGIDYGVGRFVVDNFTELKMIDEIAGQKNKKINVLIRISPGVDSNTHEYIKTGVIDTKFGFSMNEKDYLGAVRNCLEYKNINLLGIHCHVGSQICEVETYINLSNVMMNIIKEIKEIFNYTIEEFDIGGGFGVYYNEDTNPTDIRNYTDTILNSTESNAINMNIKMPRIIIEPGRSIIANSGVTIYEVGAIKNIKGVRKYVSVDGGMTDNIRPALYKAEYEVALTNRVEDRFVEKVTVCGKCCESGDILIRDVDLPKVNEGDLLTIMSTGAYGYSMASNYNMALIPGVVFVNKGEYKLVCKRQDYNDLIKNCI is encoded by the coding sequence ATGAGGTTATTTGGAAATTACAATGTTAAAGAAAATGAGATGTATATACATGATTTTAAGTTATCTGATATAGCTAAAGAGTTCAAAACTCCTTTATATGTATATGATGAAGAGTTAGTAAGAAACAACATAAGAAAATTCAAGCAAAACTTTGAATGTTCAGGTAAAAATATAGTAGCATATGCGGGCAAGGCTTTTTTAACACCATATATGTGTTCTATATTAAAAGAAGAAGGTGCTTATTTAGATGTAGTATCTGGAGGAGAATTATATGTAGCTAAATACTCAGGCTTTCCTATGAAAAATATTATTTTCCATGGAAATAACAAAAGTAAAAATGAGATAGTTATGGGAATTGATTATGGAGTTGGAAGGTTTGTTGTAGATAATTTTACAGAACTTAAAATGATAGATGAAATAGCGGGTCAAAAAAATAAAAAAATAAATGTGTTGATTAGGATATCACCAGGTGTTGATTCTAATACACATGAATATATAAAAACTGGTGTTATAGATACAAAATTTGGATTCAGTATGAATGAAAAAGATTATTTAGGAGCTGTTAGAAACTGTTTAGAATATAAAAATATAAATCTTTTAGGTATTCATTGTCACGTTGGGTCTCAAATATGTGAGGTTGAGACTTACATAAACTTATCTAATGTTATGATGAATATAATAAAAGAGATTAAGGAAATTTTTAATTATACTATAGAAGAATTTGATATAGGAGGTGGATTTGGAGTTTATTATAATGAAGATACAAATCCAACAGATATAAGAAATTATACAGATACTATATTAAATTCTACAGAATCAAATGCGATCAATATGAATATAAAAATGCCAAGAATAATAATAGAACCAGGAAGATCTATTATAGCTAATTCTGGTGTTACTATTTACGAGGTTGGAGCTATAAAAAATATAAAAGGAGTTAGAAAATATGTATCTGTAGATGGAGGAATGACGGATAATATAAGACCTGCTCTTTATAAGGCAGAGTATGAGGTTGCATTGACTAACAGGGTTGAAGATAGATTTGTTGAAAAAGTTACTGTATGTGGAAAGTGTTGTGAAAGTGGAGATATATTGATAAGGGATGTCGATCTTCCTAAAGTTAATGAGGGAGATTTGTTGACAATAATGTCTACAGGAGCTTATGGATATTCTATGGCAAGTAACTATAATATGGCTCTAATACCTGGTGTTGTATTCGTAAATAAGGGCGAATACAAGCTTGTTTGCAAGAGACAAGACTACAATGATTTGATAAAAAATTGCATATAA